One genomic region from Jilunia laotingensis encodes:
- the gpmI gene encoding 2,3-bisphosphoglycerate-independent phosphoglycerate mutase, with product MSKKALLMILDGWGIGDHGKDDVIFNTPTPYWDYLLATYPHSQLQASGENVGLPDGQMGNSEVGHLNIGAGRVVYQDLVKINRACADNSIMKNPEIVSAFTYAKENGKNIHFMGLTSDGGVHSSLDHLFKLCDISKEYGIANTFIHCFMDGRDTDPKSGKGFIEQLEAHCAQSAGKVASIIGRYYAMDRDKRWERVKEAYDLLVNGIGKKSADMVQAMQESYDEGVTDEFIKPIVNASVDGTIKEGDVVIFFNYRNDRAKELTVVLTQQDMPEAGMHTIPGLQYYCMTPYDASFKGVHILFDKENVMNTLGEYIAAKGLNQLHIAETEKYAHVTFFFNGGRETPYENEDRILVPSPKVATYDLKPEMSAYEVKDKLVAAINENRYDFIVVNYANGDMVGHTGIYEAIEKAVTAVDACVKDTVEAAKAQGYEVIIIADHGNADHALNEDGTPNTAHSLNPVPCVYVTENSSAKVEDGRLADVAPTILKIMGLEMPAEMNGKILIK from the coding sequence ATGAGTAAGAAAGCCCTTTTAATGATCCTGGATGGTTGGGGAATAGGCGACCACGGGAAAGATGACGTAATTTTCAATACACCCACTCCTTATTGGGATTATCTGTTGGCAACCTATCCTCATTCTCAGTTGCAGGCAAGTGGTGAAAACGTTGGTTTGCCCGATGGACAGATGGGTAACTCAGAAGTAGGACACCTCAATATCGGTGCCGGACGGGTGGTATATCAGGATTTGGTGAAGATCAACCGTGCATGTGCCGATAACAGCATCATGAAGAATCCGGAAATTGTTTCTGCTTTCACTTATGCAAAAGAGAACGGAAAGAATATTCATTTTATGGGATTGACTTCCGATGGCGGTGTTCACAGCTCACTGGATCATTTGTTCAAACTCTGTGACATATCGAAAGAATACGGAATCGCTAATACATTTATACATTGCTTCATGGACGGTCGCGATACCGATCCGAAGAGTGGAAAAGGATTCATCGAACAGCTTGAAGCTCATTGTGCCCAATCAGCTGGAAAAGTGGCTTCTATTATCGGACGCTACTATGCGATGGATCGTGACAAACGTTGGGAACGCGTAAAAGAAGCTTATGACTTGTTGGTAAACGGCATTGGGAAGAAGTCTGCGGATATGGTTCAGGCTATGCAGGAATCATACGATGAAGGTGTGACGGACGAATTCATCAAACCGATTGTAAACGCAAGCGTGGACGGTACGATTAAAGAAGGCGATGTGGTGATCTTCTTTAACTACCGGAACGACCGTGCCAAGGAACTTACCGTTGTTTTGACCCAGCAAGATATGCCGGAAGCAGGCATGCATACTATCCCCGGATTGCAGTATTACTGCATGACTCCGTATGATGCTTCATTCAAGGGAGTACACATCCTGTTCGACAAGGAAAATGTGATGAATACGTTGGGTGAGTATATCGCTGCAAAAGGATTGAATCAGCTCCACATTGCTGAAACTGAGAAATATGCTCATGTTACTTTCTTCTTCAATGGAGGTCGTGAAACTCCGTATGAGAATGAAGACCGTATTTTGGTTCCTTCTCCCAAAGTGGCCACTTATGATTTGAAGCCGGAAATGAGCGCTTATGAAGTAAAAGACAAGTTGGTGGCAGCTATTAATGAAAACAGATACGATTTCATTGTAGTGAACTATGCCAACGGTGATATGGTAGGACATACCGGTATTTACGAAGCTATTGAAAAGGCGGTTACTGCTGTGGATGCTTGTGTGAAAGATACGGTTGAAGCTGCCAAGGCACAAGGGTATGAAGTGATTATCATTGCCGATCATGGAAATGCTGACCACGCTTTGAATGAAGATGGAACACCGAATACGGCACATTCTTTGAATCCTGTTCCTTGTGTGTATGTGACGGAAAATTCTTCTGCTAAAGTTGAAGACGGTCGTTTGGCTGATGTTGCACCGACTATCTTGAAAATCATGGGCTTGGAAATGCCTGCTGAGATGAATGGAAAGATACTGATTAAGTAA
- the rpsT gene encoding 30S ribosomal protein S20 codes for MANHKSSLKRIRQEEKRRLHNRYYGKSMRNAVRKLRSTTDKAEATAMYPGITKMLDKLAKVNIIHKNKANNLKSKLAIYINKLA; via the coding sequence ATGGCAAATCACAAATCATCACTCAAGAGAATCAGACAAGAAGAAAAAAGAAGACTCCACAACAGATATTATGGCAAATCCATGAGAAACGCTGTTAGAAAGCTTCGTTCAACTACTGACAAAGCAGAAGCTACTGCAATGTATCCGGGTATCACCAAGATGCTTGACAAGTTGGCTAAAGTGAATATTATTCACAAAAACAAAGCTAATAATCTAAAGTCTAAGTTGGCTATTTATATCAATAAGCTCGCTTAA
- a CDS encoding magnesium transporter CorA family protein, with protein sequence MRTYLYCEAGFVEKSQWLPNSWVNVVCPDADDFEFLTKELQVPESFLTDIADTDERPRTENEGNWLLTILRIPIQNQQNGIPFSTVPIGIITNNEIIVSICYYHTQLLPDFIEHTRRKGIVVRNKLDLILRLIYSSAVWFLKYLKQINIDITAAEKELEKSIRNEDLLRLMKLQKTLVYFNTSIRGNEIMIGKLKTIFQDTDYLDQELVEDVIIELKQAFNTVNIYSDILTGTMDAFASIISNNVNAIMKRMTSLSITLMIPTLIASFYGMNVDIHLDEVPHAFALIIIASAMLSALTFVIFRKIKWF encoded by the coding sequence ATGAGAACGTATCTCTATTGTGAGGCTGGCTTTGTGGAAAAATCACAATGGCTGCCCAACAGCTGGGTAAATGTAGTATGCCCCGATGCAGATGACTTTGAATTTCTGACAAAGGAACTGCAAGTCCCCGAATCTTTCTTAACGGACATCGCCGACACCGATGAACGCCCCCGTACCGAAAACGAAGGCAACTGGCTGTTAACCATCCTGCGTATTCCGATACAAAACCAACAGAACGGCATTCCCTTCAGTACGGTTCCTATCGGTATTATCACCAATAACGAGATCATTGTTTCGATCTGTTACTACCACACCCAATTATTGCCCGATTTCATAGAGCATACCCGTCGCAAGGGTATCGTGGTACGCAATAAGCTCGACCTCATCCTCCGGCTCATCTATTCATCGGCCGTCTGGTTTCTAAAATACTTGAAACAGATCAATATCGATATCACTGCTGCCGAAAAAGAGCTGGAGAAGAGCATCCGTAACGAAGACCTCCTGCGCCTGATGAAGTTACAGAAAACGCTGGTCTATTTCAATACCTCCATCCGTGGCAACGAAATCATGATCGGCAAACTGAAAACGATCTTTCAGGACACGGACTACTTGGATCAGGAACTGGTTGAAGACGTTATCATCGAGTTAAAGCAAGCGTTCAACACGGTGAATATCTATAGCGACATTCTCACCGGCACGATGGACGCATTCGCTTCTATCATTTCGAACAACGTGAATGCCATCATGAAACGTATGACCAGCCTCTCGATCACCCTGATGATTCCTACATTGATTGCAAGTTTCTACGGGATGAACGTTGACATCCATCTGGATGAGGTGCCACATGCTTTCGCATTGATCATAATAGCTTCAGCTATGCTGTCGGCACTCACGTTCGTTATCTTCAGAAAAATCAAATGGTTCTAA
- a CDS encoding DUF5723 family protein, whose protein sequence is MKHYKLKVALALLIVLYPVFAGAQNLNSSYFMESMIHRHRLNPAFMGETNYVDIPVIGNLNAGLQGNIGVNDFLYKYNQNGRKLTTFMNPSVNANEFLNNLHNNNHLNVNASLPIIAFGFCKWGGFNTFEISFRSNTSINLPYELFDFMKTGMSEAGGNHYMVKDLTVRSNNYFEVAMGHSREIIENRLTVGAKVKFLIGGGNADAKIKKMDITMGQDEWIIDAEGSGQGSLKGGYFKSKASDEQGKPGEIDGFDVDKIGVAGYGLGIDLGAAYKMDDFVEGLTLSAALLDLGFIRWNNALNAEMKHNYTFKGFENPIAVKPEEGAPGDIDDELDNLGDQFEEFIKFYDKGNTSGRTTALAATMNIGAEYTLPYYKKLRFGLLSSTHFNKPFTWSEARISANVAPVDWFEASVNYAYSSFGSSLGWVLNFHPSGFNFFIGTDHMITKVTPQYVPVGNANANVCLGFNITWGKKKCKKVVSTTTVTQF, encoded by the coding sequence ATGAAACACTATAAATTAAAGGTCGCATTAGCTTTACTCATCGTCCTTTATCCTGTATTTGCAGGAGCGCAGAATCTCAATTCGAGCTATTTCATGGAGAGCATGATTCATCGCCACCGACTCAATCCTGCTTTCATGGGCGAAACCAACTATGTAGACATCCCCGTTATCGGCAATCTCAATGCCGGACTGCAAGGAAACATCGGTGTGAACGATTTCTTGTATAAATACAACCAAAACGGACGTAAGTTGACCACATTTATGAACCCGAGTGTCAATGCCAACGAGTTCTTGAACAATTTGCACAATAACAATCACTTGAATGTAAATGCGAGTCTACCGATCATTGCTTTCGGTTTCTGTAAATGGGGAGGATTCAATACTTTCGAAATAAGTTTCCGTTCCAACACTTCCATCAACCTGCCCTATGAATTGTTTGATTTCATGAAGACGGGTATGAGTGAGGCAGGAGGTAACCACTATATGGTAAAAGACCTCACCGTACGATCCAACAATTACTTCGAGGTAGCCATGGGACACTCCCGTGAAATCATCGAAAACCGGCTGACAGTAGGTGCCAAAGTGAAATTCCTTATCGGTGGAGGAAATGCAGATGCTAAAATCAAAAAGATGGATATCACCATGGGGCAAGACGAATGGATTATCGATGCCGAAGGTAGTGGCCAGGGTTCATTGAAAGGCGGTTACTTCAAAAGCAAAGCCTCCGACGAACAAGGCAAACCGGGAGAGATAGACGGATTCGATGTAGATAAAATCGGAGTAGCAGGTTATGGTCTGGGAATCGACCTCGGTGCTGCTTACAAAATGGATGATTTTGTAGAAGGTCTGACGCTCTCGGCCGCATTGCTCGACCTCGGTTTTATCCGGTGGAATAATGCCCTGAATGCGGAAATGAAACACAATTACACCTTCAAAGGTTTTGAGAACCCGATTGCTGTAAAACCGGAAGAGGGAGCCCCGGGCGACATTGACGATGAGTTGGACAATTTAGGTGATCAATTTGAAGAGTTCATCAAATTCTACGACAAGGGAAATACAAGCGGTCGTACCACAGCTTTGGCTGCAACAATGAACATCGGTGCCGAATATACTCTGCCCTATTATAAGAAATTGAGATTCGGACTTCTGTCGTCCACGCATTTTAACAAACCTTTCACTTGGTCGGAAGCACGCATTTCTGCCAATGTGGCTCCGGTGGATTGGTTTGAGGCTTCGGTGAACTATGCATACAGCAGCTTCGGCTCTTCATTGGGATGGGTATTGAACTTCCATCCGAGCGGTTTCAACTTCTTTATCGGAACAGACCACATGATCACTAAAGTAACCCCGCAATATGTTCCGGTAGGCAATGCGAACGCCAACGTATGTTTGGGATTCAATATTACCTGGGGAAAAAAGAAATGTAAGAAAGTGGTAAGTACTACGACTGTAACACAGTTTTAA
- the recO gene encoding DNA repair protein RecO: MLQKTVGIVLHTLKYNDTSIIVEMYTESMGRGSYLVSVPRSRKAVVKSVLFQPLSLIEFEADIRSNRSLYKIKEAKSFYPFSSVPYDPYKSSIALFLAEFLYRAVREEAENRPLFAYLVHSITWLDECRTGFANFHLVFLMRLSRFLGLYPNLENYHEGDYFDMLNACFTSQRPQLHSSYIFPVDASRLINLMRMNYETMHLFAMNRMERARCLTIINDYYQLHLPDFPVLKSLEILKELFD, translated from the coding sequence ATGTTGCAAAAGACAGTTGGAATTGTTCTGCATACACTGAAATACAATGATACATCCATTATAGTGGAGATGTATACGGAAAGTATGGGGCGGGGCTCTTATCTGGTTTCTGTGCCCCGTTCGCGGAAAGCTGTCGTGAAATCTGTTCTGTTTCAACCTCTTTCTCTGATAGAGTTCGAAGCGGATATCCGTTCGAACCGCTCATTATATAAGATAAAAGAGGCGAAATCATTCTATCCTTTTTCTTCCGTTCCGTATGATCCTTATAAATCGTCTATCGCGCTGTTTCTGGCGGAATTTCTTTATCGGGCTGTTCGTGAGGAGGCGGAGAACCGCCCTTTGTTTGCATACTTGGTGCATTCTATTACTTGGTTGGATGAATGTCGTACGGGATTTGCTAATTTCCATTTGGTCTTTTTAATGCGCCTTTCCCGTTTTCTCGGGTTATATCCTAATCTGGAGAATTATCATGAAGGGGATTATTTTGATATGTTGAATGCTTGTTTTACTTCACAGCGTCCCCAGTTACATTCATCGTATATTTTTCCTGTCGATGCATCCCGGTTGATAAATCTGATGCGTATGAATTATGAGACGATGCATCTTTTTGCAATGAATCGTATGGAAAGGGCACGTTGTCTTACTATCATTAATGATTATTACCAGTTGCATCTACCTGACTTTCCGGTTTTGAAGTCATTGGAAATTTTGAAGGAATTGTTTGATTAA
- a CDS encoding tetratricopeptide repeat-containing sensor histidine kinase, with product MMKKILLLLLFCAVYITSLQASSDGCRDSIFATCRSLSSDSARVQYMQESFKQHIGEDWSAELLDSALILAMNIKDREAEVSIRYEYFRYHTFRLNGADMEKACDVLKEISYRYKKYDEYFQALHYLIQLKGSEGNTEYAIQKSKEMREEAIRLKMDRGIFLSYISEGKSNAFAQNMEKAIELYKKALEIPGISLNDELTVHNYLSSSYYFLDKYPEMRDELQAQRKIIDDLIKKNPDMLNFYRKSLLDIEMLYCKVYLAESDAENLKRYLDEAAKFYSDDTFSTVTINYHFYWAGYYLLKKDWDRCFPEFERSLSAFKGAQPMYENNIRRIMGDAYMDAGRYKEAANTYMAVAIKRDSINKATLRMNEETVQANYRIKKALLEKEIGEKRFWQIAVVGGALLIILLVIGLLQLLHIRRELVKSEKEMRKSYALAEAADKMKDVFLHNITNEIRGPLNLVVTLSDRLCKESDLQAEQQQRYSEIIKQNAEKLINLIFDILDLSRLESGMMKFNIEVYDMVQLCKEAKLMLELKDGNKVSVDFRTELDSLFVSVDTVRFRKLLSSVIMPSMSDEEPKVEYTLHREDDNSLRITVINSPLLGKDRDEKEIEIKHAINRLYLESFNGRYQVREENGERLIIITYPIK from the coding sequence ATGATGAAGAAAATACTTCTTTTGTTATTGTTCTGTGCTGTTTATATTACTTCACTTCAAGCCTCAAGCGATGGTTGTCGGGACAGTATCTTTGCAACCTGTCGATCACTATCTTCAGATTCTGCTCGTGTGCAGTACATGCAGGAATCATTCAAGCAACATATTGGTGAGGACTGGTCGGCCGAACTCCTTGATTCTGCATTAATTCTTGCAATGAATATAAAAGATCGCGAAGCTGAAGTATCGATTCGTTATGAATATTTCCGCTATCATACTTTCCGGTTGAATGGTGCGGATATGGAAAAAGCATGTGATGTATTAAAAGAGATATCTTATCGGTATAAAAAGTATGATGAGTATTTTCAGGCATTGCATTATCTCATTCAACTTAAAGGTTCGGAAGGAAATACGGAATACGCTATTCAGAAATCAAAAGAAATGCGTGAAGAAGCAATTCGTCTGAAAATGGATCGTGGTATATTTTTGTCGTATATTTCTGAAGGAAAGTCAAATGCCTTTGCACAGAACATGGAAAAGGCAATCGAACTCTATAAAAAGGCACTTGAAATACCAGGAATTTCATTGAATGATGAATTAACAGTTCATAATTATTTGTCAAGTTCTTATTATTTTTTGGATAAATATCCTGAAATGAGAGACGAACTACAGGCTCAACGCAAAATTATTGATGATTTGATAAAGAAGAATCCTGACATGCTCAACTTTTATAGGAAATCCTTACTTGATATAGAAATGTTGTATTGTAAGGTCTATTTAGCAGAGTCTGATGCGGAGAATCTGAAACGTTACTTGGATGAAGCTGCCAAATTTTATAGCGACGATACATTTTCTACTGTTACCATCAACTATCATTTTTATTGGGCAGGTTATTATCTTTTGAAGAAGGATTGGGACAGGTGCTTTCCGGAATTTGAACGTTCGCTTTCAGCATTTAAAGGCGCTCAACCCATGTACGAGAACAATATACGTAGAATTATGGGGGATGCCTACATGGATGCGGGACGTTATAAGGAAGCCGCCAATACATATATGGCTGTTGCCATAAAACGCGACTCCATCAATAAGGCTACTCTAAGAATGAACGAAGAAACGGTTCAGGCAAATTATAGAATAAAGAAAGCCTTGCTTGAAAAGGAAATTGGCGAGAAGCGTTTTTGGCAAATAGCGGTAGTGGGAGGAGCTTTACTCATTATATTATTAGTAATAGGTTTGTTACAGTTACTTCATATTCGTCGTGAACTAGTGAAGTCGGAAAAAGAAATGCGTAAGTCATATGCTTTGGCGGAAGCTGCAGATAAGATGAAAGATGTATTTTTGCACAATATTACGAATGAAATCCGGGGACCTCTTAATTTGGTAGTGACTCTTTCGGATCGTCTTTGCAAGGAGAGTGATTTGCAGGCAGAACAGCAGCAGCGATATTCGGAAATCATCAAGCAAAATGCTGAAAAACTGATTAATCTGATATTCGACATTCTTGACCTTTCGCGTTTGGAGTCGGGAATGATGAAGTTTAATATAGAAGTTTATGACATGGTGCAGTTGTGCAAAGAGGCAAAGCTCATGTTAGAATTGAAGGATGGAAACAAGGTTTCTGTGGATTTTCGGACAGAGTTGGACTCTTTATTCGTATCAGTGGATACAGTCCGTTTCAGGAAACTACTTTCTTCTGTAATAATGCCATCGATGAGTGATGAGGAGCCTAAAGTGGAATATACCTTACACCGTGAAGATGATAATAGCTTGAGAATAACAGTCATAAATAGTCCGCTTTTAGGAAAAGATCGAGATGAAAAAGAAATTGAGATCAAACATGCCATTAATCGACTTTATTTGGAATCTTTTAACGGTCGGTATCAGGTGCGTGAAGAAAATGGTGAGCGTTTGATTATTATTACATATCCCATAAAATAA
- a CDS encoding DUF3109 family protein, with protein sequence MIQIDDVVVSFDVLREKFLCDIGVCKGECCIEGDAGAPVELDEVEKLEEVLPIIWNDLSPEARAVIEKQGVVYTDQDGDLVTSIVNNKDCVFTCYDEKGCCYCAIEKAYREGKVDFYKPVSCHLYPIRIGDYGPYKAVNYHRWDVCKAAVILGKKENLPVYKFLKEPLIRKFGEAWYQELELAVEELKKQHML encoded by the coding sequence ATGATACAGATAGATGATGTGGTTGTAAGCTTTGATGTGCTGCGAGAGAAATTCCTTTGCGATATCGGGGTTTGTAAAGGAGAATGTTGCATTGAAGGAGATGCCGGAGCGCCGGTAGAACTGGACGAAGTTGAAAAATTGGAAGAGGTTCTGCCGATTATTTGGAATGACCTTTCTCCGGAAGCTCGTGCTGTTATTGAAAAGCAAGGAGTGGTCTATACGGATCAAGATGGTGACTTGGTGACTTCGATAGTGAACAATAAAGACTGTGTTTTTACATGCTATGATGAAAAGGGATGTTGTTATTGTGCTATTGAGAAAGCTTATCGGGAGGGAAAAGTCGATTTTTATAAACCTGTTTCTTGTCATTTATATCCCATCCGCATCGGAGACTATGGCCCTTATAAGGCTGTAAACTATCATCGTTGGGATGTATGTAAGGCTGCTGTTATTTTAGGGAAAAAGGAAAACTTACCGGTTTATAAATTCTTGAAAGAACCACTCATTCGTAAATTTGGAGAAGCGTGGTATCAGGAGTTGGAATTGGCTGTTGAAGAGTTAAAGAAACAGCACATGCTTTGA
- a CDS encoding sensor histidine kinase encodes MKRLLIFLAFVWFGLSLSLKAEEAVIDSLYWSEASREVEERNYEEAARTYVKLIEKGDSLFRVYAIDRVEDMREKYSIDELELQNNAQQNHLWKLIFIIILFLVILILVGFLYLGKERRKLIQSKDELLKAKTQAEESVRNKSLFLSNMSHEIKTPLNALAGFSEVLITPGIDEATRIQCNDVIQLNSELLLKLISDVVDISCLDVANMQFSIAPVEVVGLSRNVVKMLENIKQTAADVRFETEIPSLVIETDQCRLQQLLINLLVNATKFTKEGSIILALRTDENGFAEFSVADTGCGIPLDKQGAIFGRFEKLNEGMQGTGLGLSICKLIINRLGGEIWVDPAYTSGARLAFTHPLKQKGE; translated from the coding sequence ATGAAACGACTCCTGATTTTTTTAGCATTTGTATGGTTTGGGCTGTCATTGTCTCTGAAGGCTGAAGAGGCAGTTATCGACAGTTTATATTGGTCTGAAGCAAGTCGGGAGGTGGAGGAGAGAAATTATGAGGAAGCTGCCCGGACTTATGTTAAGTTGATAGAAAAAGGCGATTCCTTGTTTCGCGTATATGCCATTGACCGGGTGGAAGATATGCGGGAGAAATATTCAATTGATGAATTGGAATTGCAGAACAATGCACAGCAAAATCATTTATGGAAGCTTATTTTTATTATTATCCTGTTTCTTGTTATTCTGATTTTGGTTGGTTTCCTCTATTTAGGAAAAGAGAGGCGAAAGCTTATTCAGTCTAAGGATGAACTCCTAAAGGCTAAAACACAAGCAGAAGAGTCTGTTCGTAATAAGAGTTTGTTCCTTTCGAATATGAGCCATGAGATCAAGACTCCCTTGAATGCACTGGCGGGGTTTTCGGAGGTGCTTATTACACCGGGAATCGATGAGGCTACGCGGATTCAATGTAATGATGTGATTCAATTGAATTCGGAACTACTGCTCAAATTGATCAGTGATGTAGTGGATATCTCATGCCTGGATGTTGCGAACATGCAGTTTAGCATAGCACCGGTCGAGGTTGTGGGACTGTCGCGGAATGTAGTGAAGATGTTGGAGAATATAAAACAGACAGCAGCCGACGTCCGTTTTGAAACGGAGATACCTTCATTGGTTATTGAAACTGACCAGTGTCGTTTACAACAATTGTTGATAAATTTGTTGGTCAATGCTACAAAGTTTACAAAAGAGGGAAGTATCATACTGGCATTGCGTACAGATGAGAATGGTTTTGCCGAATTTTCTGTTGCCGATACGGGTTGTGGCATTCCCCTCGACAAGCAGGGCGCGATATTCGGACGTTTTGAGAAATTGAATGAAGGAATGCAGGGGACAGGGCTTGGGCTGTCGATATGTAAATTGATAATTAATCGTTTAGGTGGGGAAATTTGGGTAGATCCTGCGTATACATCAGGTGCCCGTCTTGCCTTCACTCATCCGTTAAAGCAGAAGGGGGAGTAG
- the gyrB gene encoding DNA topoisomerase (ATP-hydrolyzing) subunit B, with product MSEDLFSQVPQDNGSYSADSIQVLEGLEAVRKRPAMYIGDISIKGLHHLVYEIVDNSIDEALAGYCDHIEVTINEDNSITVQDNGRGIPVDFHEKEQKSALEVAMTVLHAGGKFDKGSYKVSGGLHGVGMSCVNALSSHMISQVYRNGKIYQQEYEIGKPLYPVKEVGISDHTGTRQQFWPDDSIFIETVYKYEILASRMRELAYLNAGIKITLTDRRVVNEETGKFRQEVFYSEEGLKEFVRYLESSREHLINDVIYLNTEKQGTPIEVAIMYNTGFSENIHSYVNNINTIEGGTHLAGFRRALTRTLKKYAEDSKMLEKVKVEISGDDFREGLTAVISVKVAEPQFEGQTKTKLGNNEVMGAVDQAVGEALSYYLEEHPKEAKLIVDKVVLAATARHAARKAREMVQRKSPMSGGGLPGKLADCSDKDATKCELFLVEGDSAGGTAKQGRNRAFQAILPLRGKILNVEKAMYHKALESEEIRNIYTALGVTIGTEEDSKAANIDKLRYHKIIIMTDADVDGSHIDTLIMTFFFRYMPQIIQNGYLYIASPPLYLCKKGKVEEYCWTDAQRQKFIDTYGGGSENAVHTQRYKGLGEMNAQQLWETTMDPENRMLKQVNIENAAEADFIFSMLMGEEVGPRREFIEDNATYANIDA from the coding sequence ATGAGCGAAGATTTATTCTCCCAGGTTCCCCAAGACAACGGATCGTATTCAGCAGATAGCATTCAGGTACTAGAAGGCCTGGAAGCTGTGCGTAAACGCCCCGCGATGTACATTGGCGACATCAGTATCAAGGGACTACATCACTTGGTATATGAAATCGTTGATAACTCCATTGATGAAGCTTTAGCAGGCTATTGCGACCATATCGAGGTAACGATCAACGAAGATAATTCAATCACCGTACAGGATAACGGTCGTGGTATTCCTGTAGATTTTCACGAAAAAGAACAAAAATCCGCCCTTGAAGTAGCCATGACGGTGCTTCACGCAGGAGGTAAATTCGATAAAGGCTCCTACAAAGTTTCCGGTGGTCTGCATGGCGTGGGTATGTCTTGTGTAAACGCATTGTCGTCACACATGATCAGCCAGGTTTATCGTAACGGGAAAATCTATCAACAGGAATACGAAATAGGAAAACCTCTTTATCCAGTCAAAGAAGTAGGTATATCCGATCATACCGGAACCAGACAGCAATTCTGGCCGGACGACAGCATTTTCATTGAAACGGTTTATAAATACGAAATTCTTGCCAGCCGTATGCGTGAACTTGCCTACCTCAACGCAGGCATCAAGATCACGTTGACAGACCGTCGTGTCGTGAATGAGGAAACCGGTAAATTCAGACAAGAAGTTTTCTATTCGGAAGAAGGATTGAAAGAGTTTGTCCGCTATCTGGAATCATCCCGTGAGCATCTTATCAACGATGTGATCTATCTGAACACCGAAAAACAAGGCACCCCCATCGAAGTGGCTATCATGTACAATACGGGGTTCTCGGAAAACATCCACTCCTACGTCAACAACATTAATACGATTGAAGGAGGTACGCATCTGGCAGGTTTCCGCCGTGCCCTGACACGTACATTGAAAAAATATGCCGAAGACAGCAAGATGCTGGAAAAGGTAAAAGTAGAAATCTCCGGTGACGACTTCCGCGAAGGTCTGACAGCCGTTATTTCCGTAAAAGTAGCCGAGCCGCAATTTGAAGGACAGACCAAGACCAAGTTAGGAAACAACGAGGTCATGGGAGCCGTAGACCAAGCTGTAGGTGAAGCTCTTTCTTATTATCTGGAAGAACATCCGAAAGAAGCAAAACTGATTGTGGACAAAGTGGTTCTTGCAGCAACCGCCCGTCACGCTGCCCGTAAAGCACGCGAAATGGTACAACGCAAATCACCGATGTCAGGAGGCGGACTTCCGGGTAAATTGGCTGACTGTTCGGACAAAGATGCCACAAAATGCGAACTATTCCTTGTCGAGGGAGATTCGGCAGGTGGTACAGCCAAGCAGGGACGTAACCGTGCTTTCCAGGCCATTCTTCCTTTGCGCGGTAAAATTCTGAATGTAGAGAAAGCCATGTACCATAAAGCACTCGAAAGTGAAGAAATCCGCAATATATACACAGCATTGGGAGTTACCATCGGAACGGAAGAGGACAGCAAAGCCGCTAATATTGACAAATTACGCTATCACAAGATCATCATCATGACCGATGCCGATGTCGATGGTTCTCACATCGACACACTGATCATGACCTTCTTCTTCCGTTATATGCCGCAGATCATCCAGAACGGATATTTGTACATCGCTTCTCCTCCCCTCTACTTATGCAAGAAAGGGAAAGTAGAAGAATATTGCTGGACGGACGCACAACGTCAGAAGTTTATCGACACATATGGCGGTGGTTCCGAGAATGCAGTACATACGCAACGCTACAAAGGTTTGGGTGAAATGAACGCTCAACAGTTGTGGGAGACAACTATGGATCCTGAAAACCGTATGTTGAAACAAGTAAACATTGAAAATGCAGCAGAAGCCGATTTCATCTTCTCCATGTTGATGGGCGAAGAAGTAGGGCCACGCCGCGAATTCATTGAAGATAATGCAACGTATGCAAATATCGATGCATAA